A region of Argentina anserina chromosome 5, drPotAnse1.1, whole genome shotgun sequence DNA encodes the following proteins:
- the LOC126793523 gene encoding pentatricopeptide repeat-containing protein At5g64320, mitochondrial produces MLKRPKLWHPLTKKLQSLINPHCFGVFSAGYVKCSNENDSENEWERLLKPFDLNELRKSLVQITPVQLCKLLELPLDVPTSMEIFETVGAQRGYSHSFDVYFVLIDKLGAAGEFKVIERLLMQIKDEGMVFRESIFIMIMRHYGRAGLPGQATRLLLDMRGVYCFEPTFKSYNAVLDVLVAGNCPKVAPNVFYDMLSRGLSPNVFTFAVVLKALCMENEVDSACSLLRDMTKHGCVPNSVVYQTLIHALCRNERLNEALRLLEEMFLMGCTPDVRTFNDIIHGLCKVNRIQEAAKLVDRMLLRGFTPDEISYGVLLNGLCRTGQVDEARALINKVPSPNTVHFNTLINGYVTSGRFDEAKVVYGDFMLANGCDLDVYTFNILIRGLCKKGSLASARELISEMETKGCKPNVITYTILADGLCKEGQLQEAGDVLKEMSYKGFGMNIVGYNSLLSALCKEGKVHEALKLFREITSNGCKADIFTFNSLIFGLCKVDRMEEALRLYRDMLQEGVIANTVTYNTLIHGYLTGGAIQEALKLVNEMVSRRCPLDKITYNGLVKALCRAGAIEKARGLFEEMMRTELHPDGISCNILINGICRSGKVHEALDFLRDMIHRGLVPDIVTYNSLINGLCKIGHIWEALNLFDKLQAEGVCPDAITYNTLISWHCKEGKIDDACLLLHRGVTNGFIPNHVTWYILVSNLSKERVYAHQGFI; encoded by the coding sequence ATGTTGAAAAGACCAAAACTTTGGCATCCTCTGACCAAAAAGTTGCAATCTTTGATCAACCCTCACTGTTTTGGGGTTTTCTCAGCTGGGTATGTTAAGTGTAGCAATGAGAATGATTCAGAGAATGAGTGGGAGAGGTTGCTTAAGCCATTTGACCTCAATGAGCTTAGGAAATCACTCGTGCAAATCACCCCAGTACAGCTTTGTAAGTTACTTGAACTCCCACTTGATGTGCCCACATCAATGGAGATATTCGAAACGGTGGGTGCCCAGAGAGGGTATAGCCATTCATTTGATGTGTATTTTGTGTTGATTGATAAGCTTGGCGCGGCGGGGGAGTTTAAGGTCATAGAGAGGCTGTTGATGCAGATTAAAGATGAAGGGATGGTTTTTAGGGAGTCTATTTTCATTATGATTATGAGACATTATGGCAGAGCAGGCTTGCCGGGTCAAGCAACCAGGCTGCTTCTTGATATGAGAGGGGTTTATTGTTTTGAACCTACTTTTAAGTCTTATAATGCTGTTTTGGATGTACTGGTGGCTGGGAATTGCCCCAAGGTTGCACCTAATGTGTTCTATGACATGTTGAGTAGGGGTCTCTCTCCTAATGTTTTCACATTTGCGGTGGTTCTGAAGGCGCTTTGTATGGAAAATGAGGTGGATTCTGCATGCTCGCTTCTTAGAGATATGACGAAGCATGGATGTGTGCCGAATTCTGTGGTTTACCAGACCCTTATACATGCCCTTTGCAGAAATGAGCGACTCAATGAAGCATTGAGACTTTTGGAGGAAATGTTCTTGATGGGTTGCACTCCTGATGTTCGGACTTTTAATGATATCATACATGGTCTCTGCAAGGTCAATCGGATTCAGGAAGCAGCGAAGTTGGTTGATCGGATGCTATTGCGGGGTTTTACTCCTGATGAGATCAGTTATGGAGTTCTGTTGAATGGATTATGTCGGACAGGGCAAGTTGATGAAGCAAGGGCATTGATAAACAAAGTGCCGAGCCCGAATACTGTACATTTTAATACCTTAATCAATGGTTATGTTACCAGTGGACGCTTTGATGAAGCCAAAGTGGTCTACGGTGACTTCATGCTGGCTAACGGCTGTGACCTTGATGTTTATACATTTAATATTCTGATTCGTGGACTTTGCAAGAAGGGCAGTTTGGCTTCCGCTCGTGAATTGATCAGTGAGATGGAAACTAAGGGCTGCAAGCCCAATGTGATAACTTACACGATATTGGCGGATGGATTATGCAAGGAAGGTCAACTGCAGGAAGCTGGTGATGTTTTAAAAGAGATGTCATACAAGggatttggtatgaatatTGTGGGATACAATTCTCTATTATCTGCTCTCTGCAAGGAGGGGAAGGTCCATGAAGCTTTGAAGTTGTTTCGTGAAATAACAAGCAATGGATGTAAGGCAGATATATTTACTTTTAATTCTTTGATATTTGGATTGTGCAAGGTTGATAGGATGGAAGAGGCATTGAGATTGTACCGAGATATGTTACAGGAGGGTGTTATTGCTAACACTGTAACATATAACACATTAATTCATGGTTATCTCACTGGAGGTGCGATCCAAGAAGCACTGAAACTTGTGAATGAAATGGTATCTAGAAGATGCCCTCTTGACAAAATAACCTATAATGGGTTAGTAAAAGCACTCTGCAGAGCTGGGGCCATTGAAAAAGCAAGGGGATTGTTTGAAGAAATGATGAGGACAGAACTTCACCCAGATGGTATCTCATGCAATATTTTGATTAATGGCATTTGTAGAAGTGGCAAAGTACATGAAGCCCTTGATTTTCTAAGGGATATGATTCATCGTGGTTTAGTGCCCGACATAGTAACTTATAATAGCCTGATAAATGGCCTATGCAAGATAGGACACATTTGGGAAGCTTTGAATCTCTTCGACAAATTACAGGCTGAAGGTGTATGTCCTGATGCTATTACATATAACACTTTGATCAGTTGGCATTGCAAAGAAGGCAAGATTGATGATGCTTGTTTGCTTCTACATAGAGGTGTGACTAATGGATTCATACCAAATCATGTGACTTGGTATATCTTGGTCAGCAACCTGTCTAAAGAAAGAGTTTATGCGCATCAGGGATTTATTTAA
- the LOC126795710 gene encoding probable plastid-lipid-associated protein 4, chloroplastic → MALSCSWSPSLLTTTQSSSTPKLLPATPEDQQAVDDVGSSLQCPQASLCDSVCCSEIARKLEAVTPIKEPLKSDLLDGKWELLYTTFKSKSILQTGRPKFLRSRVNYQAINVDTLRAQNMESGPTFNQEVERLELRKLQTDPRHSSVTVRGADELTVQWTETAQDTC, encoded by the exons ATGGCATTATCTTGTTCTTGGTCTCCTTCACTCCTCACAACCACTCAATCCTCCTCAACTCCCAAACTCCTCCCTGCTACTCCTGAGGACCAGCAAGCTGTTGATGATGTGGGTTCTAGTTTACAATGTCCACAAGCTAGCCTTTGTGATAGTGTGTGCTGCTCTGAG ATTGCACGCAAACTTGAAGCAGTGACTCCGATAAAGGAACCACTCAAATCGGATCTACTGGATGGAAAATGGGAGCTTCTCTACACTACTTTCAAATCGAAATCGATTCTCCAAACTGGG AGACCCAAGTTTTTAAGATCGAGGGTAAATTACCAAGCAATCAACGTGGACACGCTCAGGGCGCAAAATATGGAGTCAGGGCCAACTTTCAATCAG GAGGTGGAGAGACTCGAGTTGAGGAAACTTCAGACCGACCCTCGGCATAGCTCGGTTACT gtacgtggagcagatgagctaactgtgcaatggactgaaacagcccaag ATACCTGTTAA